In Calothrix sp. PCC 7507, one DNA window encodes the following:
- the rtcA gene encoding RNA 3'-terminal phosphate cyclase, whose product MIEIDGSYGEGGGQVLRTSLSLAAITGAPIRIVGIRAGRKKPGLAAQHLTAVRAAARICHANLRGDALGSMMLEFVPSSSVQPGHYTFDVTEAQQSGSAGAMTLVLQTILLPLALANADSQVTLKGGTHVPFSPTMTYIEQVYLSMLHHMGVETKAKLQAWGWYPQGGGEIHIQVSGGGLLSGINLLERGKLKQIRGLAVVTELPSHIPQRMANRADNLLRQAGLKAVIQALRETGVAPGAGIFLTAEYENSLSGFGGIGRLRIPAEKVADIACQQLLQFHHTGAPVDEHLADQLLLPAALASQKSQYRVAEISTHLTTNAAIIEQFGLAKVMVDEAEKIVTVMPVTK is encoded by the coding sequence ATGATTGAAATTGACGGTTCCTACGGAGAAGGAGGCGGACAAGTCCTCCGCACTTCTTTGAGTCTAGCCGCCATCACTGGCGCACCCATACGCATTGTCGGTATTCGCGCCGGACGGAAAAAGCCAGGATTAGCCGCACAACACTTAACAGCAGTTCGCGCTGCGGCGAGAATTTGTCATGCCAATCTGCGGGGTGATGCGTTGGGTTCCATGATGCTGGAATTTGTTCCTAGTAGTTCTGTACAACCAGGACACTACACCTTTGATGTTACAGAAGCACAGCAAAGTGGTTCCGCTGGTGCCATGACTCTGGTTTTGCAGACTATCCTCTTACCTCTGGCGCTAGCTAATGCTGACTCCCAAGTGACTTTAAAAGGTGGCACTCATGTTCCCTTTAGCCCCACAATGACCTACATTGAGCAAGTTTATTTGTCGATGCTACACCACATGGGGGTGGAGACGAAAGCAAAGTTACAGGCGTGGGGATGGTATCCCCAAGGTGGAGGAGAGATTCACATCCAAGTAAGTGGTGGTGGCTTACTTAGCGGGATAAACTTACTAGAACGTGGCAAGTTGAAACAAATACGGGGATTAGCTGTAGTCACAGAATTGCCTTCCCATATTCCGCAACGCATGGCAAATCGTGCCGATAATTTGTTGCGCCAGGCGGGGTTGAAAGCAGTCATCCAGGCGTTGCGAGAAACAGGTGTCGCACCAGGGGCGGGTATTTTCTTGACTGCTGAGTATGAAAACAGCTTGAGTGGGTTTGGTGGGATTGGGCGTTTGCGGATACCTGCAGAAAAAGTTGCAGATATTGCTTGTCAGCAATTATTGCAGTTTCATCACACCGGCGCACCAGTAGATGAACATTTGGCAGATCAGTTATTGTTACCTGCCGCTTTAGCATCACAAAAAAGTCAATATCGAGTGGCAGAGATTAGCACCCATTTGACTACGAATGCGGCAATCATTGAGCAATTTGGGCTAGCAAAGGTGATGGTAGATGAAGCAGAGAAGATAGTAACAGTGATGCCTGTGACAAAATGA
- a CDS encoding tetratricopeptide repeat protein, with protein MDSLSINSLLEDLKKSDAIVREQATKKIWRIWFQQKGVYGLEKIDHSQKLLDAGKITEAETVLTELIKDQPDFAEAWNRRAFLYYSTGDYQKSLTDCQMVVHLNPVHFGALHGMGLCYAALGEYGEAIKAFQRALAIQPYSLVNQKLILECTFRFS; from the coding sequence ATGGATTCTTTATCTATCAATTCTTTACTTGAAGATTTGAAAAAGTCGGACGCTATTGTCCGCGAACAGGCAACTAAGAAAATATGGAGGATTTGGTTTCAGCAGAAGGGAGTTTACGGGCTGGAAAAAATTGACCACAGTCAAAAATTATTAGATGCTGGGAAAATTACTGAAGCAGAAACCGTATTGACAGAACTAATCAAAGACCAACCAGATTTTGCTGAAGCTTGGAATCGGCGTGCTTTTCTTTACTACAGCACAGGTGATTATCAAAAATCTCTAACTGACTGTCAGATGGTTGTGCATCTTAATCCAGTACACTTTGGGGCACTTCATGGTATGGGCTTGTGTTACGCCGCATTAGGAGAGTATGGTGAAGCTATCAAAGCTTTTCAACGCGCTTTAGCAATTCAACCCTATTCACTGGTGAATCAAAAGTTGATTCTAGAATGTACATTCAGATTCAGCTAA
- a CDS encoding FAD-binding oxidoreductase, with amino-acid sequence MTTKPSVKSFDLDALMNSLQGIEAIADPQQVAKLSQDYHTFSPVLTPKLAGKVGDLVVRPANEQEVLKVAATCAKLRVPVTVRGAGTGNYGQCVPLHGGVILDMTKMHEILWVKPGVARVETGVRLAAVDKKAREIGWELRMVPSTYRTATVGGFIAGGSGGIGSIQYGLLGDRGNLLGLKVITLEAEPRIIELRGDDVQKVNHAWGINGIITELEMPLGPAYPWAEVIVTFDEFMTAARFGQALGDADGMIKKLISVFASPIPQYFHALQQYIPEGTHPAFLMVAEPSLEFLPGLVQQYGGRITYQKPAQEAEKGTHLAEFTWNHTTLHARSVDTSITYLQSIFPSDRSLQLVEHMYHHFGDEVMMHLEFFRVKGAVIAGALQLVRYTTEERLNEIIRYHEQQGVMIANPHTYIIEDGGRKVIDPEQLKFKEMVDPYGLMNPGKSKVLELKIHK; translated from the coding sequence ATGACGACAAAACCATCTGTTAAATCATTCGACTTGGATGCCTTGATGAACTCTCTTCAAGGGATAGAGGCGATCGCAGATCCCCAACAAGTAGCAAAATTATCTCAGGACTATCACACCTTTAGCCCAGTGCTGACACCGAAACTGGCGGGAAAAGTCGGCGATTTGGTAGTGCGTCCAGCTAACGAACAAGAAGTGTTAAAAGTTGCGGCAACCTGTGCTAAATTGCGAGTGCCTGTCACCGTGAGGGGTGCAGGCACAGGGAATTATGGGCAATGCGTACCCCTGCACGGTGGCGTAATTCTCGATATGACGAAAATGCACGAAATTCTTTGGGTAAAACCAGGGGTGGCGCGGGTAGAAACTGGGGTAAGATTGGCGGCGGTGGACAAAAAAGCCAGAGAAATTGGCTGGGAATTGCGGATGGTGCCTTCAACTTACCGCACAGCAACAGTTGGCGGATTTATTGCTGGGGGCAGTGGTGGCATTGGATCTATACAATATGGTTTATTAGGCGATCGCGGTAATCTTCTAGGACTCAAAGTTATCACTCTAGAAGCAGAACCCCGTATCATCGAGTTGCGCGGCGATGATGTGCAAAAGGTGAACCATGCATGGGGAATTAATGGCATCATTACGGAACTAGAAATGCCTTTAGGGCCAGCTTATCCTTGGGCAGAAGTCATTGTCACCTTCGACGAATTTATGACAGCCGCCAGATTTGGTCAAGCTCTTGGCGATGCCGATGGCATGATTAAAAAGTTGATTAGTGTCTTTGCATCCCCAATTCCCCAATATTTTCACGCCTTGCAACAATACATCCCTGAAGGCACTCACCCAGCATTTTTGATGGTTGCTGAACCGAGTTTAGAATTCTTACCGGGATTGGTGCAGCAATATGGTGGACGGATTACCTATCAAAAACCAGCCCAAGAAGCAGAAAAAGGTACGCATCTCGCAGAATTTACCTGGAACCACACCACTTTACACGCCCGCAGTGTTGATACTTCAATTACCTACTTACAAAGTATATTTCCTAGCGATCGCAGTCTACAACTTGTAGAGCACATGTATCATCACTTTGGTGATGAAGTGATGATGCACTTAGAATTTTTCCGCGTCAAGGGTGCGGTAATTGCTGGTGCTTTGCAACTTGTGCGCTACACCACAGAAGAACGCCTAAATGAGATTATCCGCTACCATGAGCAGCAAGGTGTGATGATTGCTAATCCCCATACTTATATTATTGAAGACGGTGGTAGAAAAGTTATTGACCCTGAGCAGTTAAAATTTAAGGAAATGGTTGACCCCTATGGATTGATGAATCCCGGTAAAAGCAAAGTGCTAGAACTAAAAATTCACAAATAA
- a CDS encoding GTP cyclohydrolase II, producing MPKPNNVSRHIVLTSHPSSFGPKPIPIRWGAADAMQRGPIIATLTKQGHRNVIGTHSGSYAVYRALAVASGALQSDHRADLTNTSPVAHIGPHSTWADPDKIVSLDPFGAVASEIFTSYYTQGYDIRPTIAITQAHINMPELQDAVAKGRLQVDGQIMKPGGDLVVTKAAIEPVWYLPGIAKRFGIKEGDLRRALFEQTGGMFPELVTRSDLEVFLPPIGGVTVYIVGDIEAIADPHKPVAVRVHDECNGSDVFGSDICTCRPYLVHGIEVCVQTAQEGGVGIIVYCRKEGRALGEVTKFLVYNARKRQEGGDRADAYFARTECVAGVQDMRVQELMPDVLHWLGITRIDRMVSMSNMKYNAITAAGIEIVERIPIPEDLIPDDARVEIEAKKAAGYYTTGDVLDADGLGEVKGREYEV from the coding sequence ATGCCAAAGCCAAACAATGTTTCCAGGCACATTGTTCTTACATCCCATCCCAGTAGCTTTGGTCCTAAACCGATCCCTATTCGTTGGGGAGCAGCCGATGCCATGCAACGTGGCCCCATTATTGCCACACTGACTAAGCAGGGACACCGAAATGTAATTGGCACTCATTCTGGTAGTTATGCGGTTTATCGCGCTTTAGCAGTAGCTAGCGGTGCGTTACAGTCGGATCATCGAGCCGATCTGACAAATACATCGCCAGTAGCGCATATTGGACCGCATTCAACTTGGGCTGACCCTGATAAAATTGTTTCTCTTGACCCTTTTGGGGCGGTAGCAAGTGAGATATTCACATCTTATTACACTCAGGGCTATGATATCCGTCCAACGATCGCCATTACTCAAGCTCACATCAATATGCCCGAACTGCAAGATGCAGTAGCCAAAGGGCGCTTGCAGGTGGATGGGCAAATTATGAAACCAGGCGGTGATTTAGTCGTCACCAAAGCCGCAATTGAGCCAGTTTGGTATTTGCCAGGAATCGCTAAACGTTTTGGTATCAAAGAAGGAGACTTGCGCCGCGCTTTGTTTGAACAAACGGGGGGAATGTTTCCCGAATTAGTCACCAGATCTGATTTAGAAGTATTTTTACCGCCCATTGGCGGAGTCACAGTTTATATTGTCGGTGATATTGAGGCGATCGCTGATCCTCATAAACCCGTAGCCGTGCGCGTACATGATGAATGCAATGGTTCTGATGTCTTTGGTTCAGATATCTGCACCTGTCGCCCCTATCTGGTACATGGCATTGAAGTATGCGTGCAAACGGCACAGGAGGGGGGTGTGGGTATAATTGTCTACTGCCGCAAGGAAGGACGCGCTTTGGGAGAAGTCACCAAATTCTTAGTTTACAATGCCCGCAAGCGTCAAGAAGGAGGCGATCGCGCTGATGCATATTTTGCACGTACAGAATGCGTGGCGGGAGTGCAAGACATGCGGGTGCAGGAATTGATGCCAGATGTGTTGCATTGGTTGGGTATTACTCGTATCGATCGCATGGTGTCGATGAGTAATATGAAGTACAACGCCATCACTGCGGCGGGAATTGAAATTGTGGAACGGATTCCGATTCCAGAAGATTTAATTCCTGACGATGCACGAGTAGAAATTGAGGCGAAAAAAGCTGCTGGTTACTATACCACAGGAGATGTTTTGGATGCAGATGGGTTGGGTGAGGTGAAGGGGCGAGAGTATGAAGTCTGA